A stretch of DNA from Brevibacillus ruminantium:
AACGAAAAGCAGACATTCAGGCAAAAGAACCCGCTGCTGAAAATAAGCCTGCCTGATGGGTGAAGGCAAACAAAAAAACAGGCTGGGCGCTTCGGAGCGTTCCAGCCTGTTAAATCTTGTCTATAGGTTAGATTTTCAAAGTTGCACCGTTGCTCGCATTGGTTACCATCTTCGAGTAACGGGCCAGATAACCAGTCTTTACTTTCGGCTCAAACTCGGTCCAGTTAGCCTGGCGGCGAGCAAGCTCGTCTGGAGAGATGTGCAGCTCGATGGAGCGCTCTTCCAGATCGATGCTGATGATGTCGCCATCCTGTACGAAAGCGATTGGACCACCCTCTGCAGCTTCAGGTGAGATATGCCCGATGCTGATGCCGCGGGAGGCGCCGGAGAATCGGCCGTCTGTTACCAGCGCAACTTCTTTGCCCAGTCCCATTCCCACGATTTGCGAGGTAGGAGCGAGCATTTCTGGCATGCCAGGACCGCCTTTTGGCCCCTCGTAGCGGATCACGACGACATGGCCGGATTTGATTTTGCCTTCCGCGATGCCCGCCAGCGCTTCTTCCTGGGAATCAAAGCAGATGGCTGGACCTTCATGCCGTTTGATGGATGGATCGACACCGCCCGTTTTGATGATGGAACCCTGTGGAGCCAGATTGCCGAAAAGAACGGAGAGCCCGCCTGTATGGCTGTACGGGTTGTCCAGGGAGCGAATCACTTGTGTGTCCGTGATTTTTGCGTCGGCGATGTTCTCCGCCAGCGTTTTTCCAGTTACGGTGATGCGGTCTGGATGGAGAGCGCCTGCTTTTTTGGTCAGCTCATTCAGGATCGCGGATACGCCGCCTGCATTGTGGCAATCTTCGATATGGTAATCGGAGGCGGGTGCCAGCTTGCACAGGTATGGAACACGCTTGGCCACTTCATTAATGCGCTCCAGTGGATAGTCGATGCCAGCTTCCTGTGCGATCGCCAGTGTGTGCAGAACGGTATTGGTCGAGCCGCCCATCGCCATGTCGAGGGCAAAGGCATCGTCAATCGCTTCCAGCGTAACAATATCACGCGGCTTGATGTCGCGGGCGATCAGTTCTTTCAACTTTTCGGCAGAAGCCTTCACCAGCTCTTTGCGCTCTGGGGAGACAGCCAGAATGGTTCCATTGCCAGGCAGAGCCAGTCCGATCGCTTCGGCCAGGCAGTTCATGGAGTTGGCGGTGAACATGCCGGAACAGGAACCGCAAGTAGGACAGCCGAACTGTTCCAGCTCGTCCAACTGCTTGTCATCGATCAGGCCTGCTTGATACGCACCGACTCCCTCAAAAACAGAGGAGAGAGAGATGGAACGACCATCGCTTGTTTTTCCTGCTTTCATCGGGCCGCCAGTCACAAACACTGTAGGAATGTTGACACGCAGCGCACCCATGATCATGCCAGGGGTGATTTTATCGCAGTTGGGAATACAGATCATGCCGTCGAACCAGTGAGCAGCCACAACCGTTTCCAGGCTGTCGGCAATCAGCTCGCGACTCGGCAGGGAATAGCGCATCCCGATATGTCCCATCGCGATGCCATCGTCGACCCCGATCGTGTTGAACTCAAACGGCACCATGCCTGCTGCACGAACCGCTTCCTTTACGACTTTCCCGAATTCCTGCAGGTGAACGTGACCGGGAATGATATCAATGTATGAGTTGCAAATCGCAATAAACGGTTTATCGAAATCCTCGTCCTTTACTCCGGCTGCACGCAGCAGGCTGCGGTGCGGTGCGCGGTCGAAGCCTTTTTTGATCATGTCACTTCTCTGTCTGGCCACTTTGAAAACTCCTCTCCAAGTTTAGCACTGTCGCTTTATTTTGAACTATCTTATCACTTTTTTATTCATAGAAACAACCGTAAAAGTCTGAACATTTGCTCAGGAGAGTGCTTTTCTTTAGAAAGAAATGAAAATCCCGATCGCTGTAGAACACCAAGGATAAGCCAAGAAACTGCGAAGCTGAGTGCAAGAGCAGCCAAGGGAACTGGTGAAAAAGAGATGACTTTGTTCTAAAATA
This window harbors:
- the ilvD gene encoding dihydroxy-acid dehydratase; its protein translation is MIKKGFDRAPHRSLLRAAGVKDEDFDKPFIAICNSYIDIIPGHVHLQEFGKVVKEAVRAAGMVPFEFNTIGVDDGIAMGHIGMRYSLPSRELIADSLETVVAAHWFDGMICIPNCDKITPGMIMGALRVNIPTVFVTGGPMKAGKTSDGRSISLSSVFEGVGAYQAGLIDDKQLDELEQFGCPTCGSCSGMFTANSMNCLAEAIGLALPGNGTILAVSPERKELVKASAEKLKELIARDIKPRDIVTLEAIDDAFALDMAMGGSTNTVLHTLAIAQEAGIDYPLERINEVAKRVPYLCKLAPASDYHIEDCHNAGGVSAILNELTKKAGALHPDRITVTGKTLAENIADAKITDTQVIRSLDNPYSHTGGLSVLFGNLAPQGSIIKTGGVDPSIKRHEGPAICFDSQEEALAGIAEGKIKSGHVVVIRYEGPKGGPGMPEMLAPTSQIVGMGLGKEVALVTDGRFSGASRGISIGHISPEAAEGGPIAFVQDGDIISIDLEERSIELHISPDELARRQANWTEFEPKVKTGYLARYSKMVTNASNGATLKI